One region of Bacteroidota bacterium genomic DNA includes:
- a CDS encoding CofH family radical SAM protein, whose amino-acid sequence MNIDSLLKRALNFDFLSIEEGVFLFEIAPLSELMYVANELRKIQKQGSEHIVTWQIDRNVNTTNVCIANCKFCNFYRIPGHPESYITDIETYKKKIEETFRWGGDQLLLQGGHHPELGLKFYTGLFSSLKKLYPQLKLHSLGPPEVAHITKLEKSTHTEVLKALVDAGLDSLPGAGAEILNDRVRRLISNGKCGGKEWLDVMRAAHKLNITTSATMMFGHVETIYERFEHLVWLREVQNEKPKHAKGFLAFIPWTFQDVDTLLAEVRGVKNLTTGEEYIRMIALSRIMLPNIHNIQASWLTVGKEIAQLCLHAGANDFGSIMLEENVVSAAGAPHRFTYKTIQDAIREAGFIPQLRNQQYEFRKLPAEIEEQAVNY is encoded by the coding sequence ATGAATATTGATTCTTTACTGAAACGCGCATTGAACTTTGATTTTCTTTCCATTGAAGAAGGAGTTTTTCTTTTTGAGATCGCGCCTCTTTCCGAACTCATGTACGTGGCGAATGAACTGCGAAAAATTCAGAAGCAGGGAAGCGAGCATATTGTTACCTGGCAGATTGACCGCAATGTGAACACCACCAACGTGTGCATTGCCAACTGCAAGTTCTGCAACTTCTACCGCATTCCGGGCCATCCCGAAAGTTATATTACAGATATTGAAACTTACAAAAAGAAAATTGAAGAAACCTTTCGCTGGGGTGGCGACCAGTTGCTGCTGCAGGGCGGGCATCATCCTGAACTCGGATTAAAATTTTATACCGGTTTATTTTCCTCGCTGAAAAAATTATACCCGCAGTTGAAATTGCATTCGCTCGGTCCGCCCGAAGTGGCGCACATTACCAAACTGGAAAAATCTACTCACACCGAAGTGTTGAAAGCGCTCGTGGATGCCGGATTGGATTCTCTTCCCGGAGCAGGAGCAGAAATATTAAACGACCGCGTGCGCAGGTTGATTTCCAACGGCAAGTGCGGAGGAAAAGAATGGCTCGATGTGATGCGTGCGGCACATAAATTAAATATTACCACTTCCGCCACCATGATGTTCGGGCATGTGGAAACTATTTACGAGCGCTTCGAACATCTGGTTTGGCTCAGAGAAGTGCAAAACGAAAAACCAAAACACGCAAAAGGTTTTCTCGCTTTCATTCCGTGGACGTTTCAGGATGTGGATACATTGCTTGCCGAAGTGCGCGGAGTAAAAAATTTAACCACAGGCGAAGAATACATCCGCATGATTGCACTGAGCCGCATTATGCTGCCGAACATCCACAACATTCAGGCGAGCTGGCTCACGGTGGGAAAAGAAATTGCGCAACTCTGCCTGCACGCGGGCGCGAATGATTTCGGCAGCATCATGCTCGAAGAAAATGTGGTGAGCGCGGCAGGCGCTCCGCACCGCTTCACGTATAAAACAATTCAGGATGCCATCCGCGAAGCAGGATTTATTCCGCAGTTACGAAATCAGCAATATGAATTCCGAAAACTTCCCGCGGAAATTGAAGAGCAGGCGGTGAATTACTGA
- a CDS encoding leucyl aminopeptidase yields MTSIKKSPAPSENENVVALCKKNSNFSSFGLSPAEISYVKNEFEKKDKKMVVLNQLRRIIILQLLEKKAKEHQTLEALRKAGDKISSYLNENKKEAVVIADGVNDGKATLALAEGIALGNYQFIKYKTKEVEKEKHSLATIFIHSKKVSLKDIEQLQIVLDSVMEARSLVNEPVSTLNANALAKEFQRLGKEAGFKVTVFEKTKIEAHRMGGLLAVNQGSIDPPTFTIMEWKPARVKNKKPVVLVGKGVVYDTGGLSLKPTPNSMDYMKCDMAGSAAVGCTMYAIAKAKLPVHVIGLVPATDNRPGGNAYAPGDIINMYDGQKVEMLNADAEGRMILADALAWAKQYNPELVIDLATLTGAAAAAVGTFGMVAMGTASEAQKNKLKASGNNVHERLAEFPFWEEYDDLIKSDIADMKNIGGPHGGAITAGKFLARFTSYPWIHLDIAGPAFLPSRDSYRGKGGTGTGVRLLFDFLKNY; encoded by the coding sequence ATGACCTCCATTAAAAAATCACCCGCGCCTTCTGAAAATGAAAATGTAGTGGCGCTATGCAAAAAGAATTCCAACTTTTCTTCCTTCGGGCTTTCACCGGCAGAAATTTCCTACGTGAAAAATGAATTTGAGAAGAAGGATAAAAAAATGGTGGTGCTCAATCAACTCAGGCGCATAATTATTCTTCAACTGCTGGAGAAAAAAGCAAAAGAACACCAAACCCTCGAAGCGCTGCGCAAAGCGGGAGATAAGATTTCTTCTTACCTGAACGAAAACAAAAAAGAAGCAGTGGTGATTGCAGATGGAGTGAACGATGGCAAAGCAACGCTCGCACTTGCCGAAGGAATTGCGCTGGGCAATTATCAGTTCATTAAATACAAAACCAAAGAAGTTGAAAAGGAAAAACATTCGCTTGCAACCATTTTCATCCATTCGAAAAAAGTTTCTCTGAAAGATATTGAGCAGTTGCAAATAGTGCTGGATTCGGTAATGGAAGCGCGCTCGCTGGTGAACGAACCCGTGAGCACGCTCAATGCAAATGCGCTTGCCAAAGAATTTCAGCGCCTCGGCAAAGAAGCGGGATTCAAAGTAACCGTGTTCGAGAAAACAAAAATAGAAGCGCACCGCATGGGCGGATTGCTCGCGGTGAACCAGGGAAGCATTGACCCGCCCACCTTCACCATCATGGAATGGAAACCCGCGCGCGTGAAAAATAAAAAACCCGTTGTGCTCGTGGGAAAAGGAGTAGTGTACGATACAGGCGGATTAAGTTTGAAGCCCACGCCCAACTCGATGGATTACATGAAGTGCGACATGGCGGGTTCTGCCGCGGTGGGCTGCACTATGTACGCCATTGCAAAAGCAAAACTTCCCGTGCACGTGATTGGATTGGTTCCCGCAACGGATAATCGTCCCGGAGGAAATGCATACGCACCGGGCGATATAATAAATATGTATGACGGGCAAAAAGTGGAAATGCTCAATGCTGATGCCGAAGGCAGAATGATTCTTGCCGATGCGCTCGCGTGGGCGAAGCAATATAATCCTGAATTAGTGATTGACCTTGCCACGCTCACAGGCGCTGCTGCTGCGGCTGTCGGAACTTTTGGAATGGTGGCAATGGGCACCGCCAGCGAAGCGCAGAAAAATAAACTGAAGGCAAGCGGAAATAACGTGCATGAGCGCCTGGCGGAATTTCCCTTCTGGGAAGAATACGATGACCTTATTAAATCTGACATTGCCGATATGAAAAACATTGGAGGACCGCACGGAGGAGCGATTACTGCCGGAAAATTTCTCGCGCGCTTCACTTCTTATCCGTGGATTCATTTAGATATTGCCGGTCCTGCTTTTCTTCCCTCGAGAGATTCTTACAGGGGAAAAGGCGGAACAGGAACGGGAGTGAGGTTGCTGTTTGACTTCCTGAAGAATTATTGA
- a CDS encoding four helix bundle protein: MTNAEFAEYFKNRTKKFALNIIKNFQKLPKTDEARIIGKQLLRSATSTAANYRAVCRARSDAEFFSKLSIVVEEADESVFWLEILLESEIIIDSEISNTKSLLKEANEILSVVSSSRKTMRNG; this comes from the coding sequence ATGACAAATGCTGAGTTTGCCGAATATTTTAAAAATCGGACAAAAAAATTTGCGTTAAACATCATTAAAAATTTTCAGAAACTTCCTAAAACAGATGAGGCAAGGATAATAGGGAAACAATTATTAAGATCAGCTACTTCGACTGCGGCAAATTACAGAGCGGTATGTCGTGCAAGGTCTGACGCAGAATTTTTTTCTAAGCTTAGCATTGTTGTGGAAGAAGCAGATGAATCTGTTTTTTGGTTAGAAATATTATTAGAATCAGAAATAATTATTGATTCGGAAATATCAAATACTAAGTCTTTATTAAAAGAAGCAAATGAAATTTTATCGGTTGTTTCTTCATCCCGAAAAACCATGAGAAACGGATAA
- the pdxA gene encoding 4-hydroxythreonine-4-phosphate dehydrogenase PdxA, which translates to MSEKIKVGITQGDTNGIGLEVIIKTFSDSAMLEMCTPVLFSSQKTFSYHRKALNTEMRFNPIRNIEQAAHKQFNIYNVYEEEINIEFGKSTETAGKYALKSIEAACEALEQKKIDVLVTAPINKHNIQSENFQFKGHTEYLEMRFKSNALMLMCADKVRVGVVTGHVPLANVSAIISEEKILQKIKIMNKTLVEDFGIRKPKIAVLGLNPHAGDNGTIGGEENAVIVPAIAKAKNENLTVLGPYSADGFFGSGMQHKFSAVLAMYHDQGLVPFKALAFDSGVNYTAGLSIIRTSPDHGVGYDIAGKNLAYESSFRSAVYLACDIFRTRNGWKQMTANPLKHYAQSERE; encoded by the coding sequence ATGTCAGAAAAAATAAAAGTAGGCATCACGCAAGGCGACACGAATGGAATCGGGCTGGAAGTGATTATCAAAACTTTTTCTGATTCCGCCATGCTTGAAATGTGCACGCCTGTGCTTTTCAGTTCGCAGAAAACATTTTCATATCACCGGAAAGCGCTTAATACCGAAATGCGTTTCAACCCCATTCGCAATATCGAGCAAGCCGCGCATAAACAATTCAACATATATAATGTATACGAAGAAGAAATAAATATTGAATTCGGAAAATCTACGGAGACAGCCGGCAAGTATGCGCTTAAATCCATTGAAGCCGCCTGCGAAGCATTGGAGCAAAAAAAAATTGATGTGCTCGTTACTGCTCCCATTAACAAGCACAACATTCAATCGGAAAATTTTCAGTTCAAGGGGCACACCGAGTATCTGGAGATGCGCTTCAAATCAAATGCGCTTATGCTGATGTGCGCAGATAAAGTGAGAGTGGGAGTTGTAACCGGTCATGTTCCGCTTGCAAATGTTTCCGCCATTATCAGTGAAGAAAAGATTTTGCAGAAAATAAAAATCATGAACAAAACCCTCGTTGAAGATTTCGGAATTCGCAAACCGAAAATAGCGGTGCTCGGATTGAATCCTCATGCAGGCGATAACGGAACAATCGGTGGAGAAGAAAATGCGGTGATTGTTCCCGCCATTGCAAAAGCGAAAAATGAAAACCTCACTGTGCTCGGTCCGTATTCTGCCGATGGATTTTTCGGAAGCGGCATGCAGCATAAATTTAGCGCGGTGCTCGCCATGTACCACGACCAGGGGCTTGTTCCGTTCAAAGCACTGGCGTTTGATTCGGGAGTGAATTATACCGCAGGGCTTTCCATCATCCGCACTTCTCCCGACCATGGCGTGGGATATGATATTGCAGGAAAAAACCTTGCATATGAATCTTCTTTCCGCTCTGCCGTTTATCTTGCCTGCGATATTTTCAGAACGCGCAACGGATGGAAACAAATGACCGCTAATCCGCTGAAGCATTACGCGCAGAGCGAGCGGGAATAA
- a CDS encoding protease inhibitor I42 family protein — MKKHLKCLFAILATLFAFSGQAGNFVQVTQSNSGQSVQIAANQVLEIQLPRRPSTGYIWTEISASVNQAQRSVSKIGEDEWIADPAAPVMKNGKHMVGQSGTQIIRYAGTSQGTTTLSFELKRPWEKNTPMDYFTITVVSDGKYTGSYSPAKKNTSDISNHKTFTPLGVPTTVDWRSQCPPVENQGGCGDCWAYASVGVFECNMKIIDNVTKDLSEEFVTDCFTQCNGCNGGWSALECWMPNYTGANPQGGGAVYESDDKTTCNQTGNTGTCGSSGYPHHETITSHIMVPNENANGIPPDADMKTAIYNYGPIWIAYDASTNSNTQNYSGGVITGSGTNVDHAVIIVGYKDDNSVPGGGYWIVRNSWGSGFGLNGYFYMSYGSYSIGTEAEYINYKGGISYAALDAGTSAIISPNGTICNTTFTPQVTIENFGTSTLTSCTILYHVDNQANLSHAWTGSLAKGQTVNVTLPAMTVSGGSHTFTSSTSNPNSSTDGNTSNDQMQSSFNVSTTAASLPLQESFEASANVPTGWTIDDESSDGFKWVVSTSVSGWGTGTHCMAFDNCSPSTDITGTRDRFITTAYNFSNATSAQMTFDVASTYLILNSKTYTDTLAVFYSTNCGSTWNKIYYKGGANLATAPNLTAAAPTCFIPTSSQWRTETVNLNALAGQGSVMFSFENRSQWAEWMYVDNINITSVTGVADLNSPGNFTIYPNPATSSITIEGNVQSEKIRYSICNLIGAEIKAGEISSSGNLFKGNIPVSELANGMYFLKVTDGDSVWTKKLNKQ; from the coding sequence ATGAAAAAACATTTAAAATGTTTGTTTGCGATTCTCGCAACATTGTTCGCTTTCAGCGGGCAGGCAGGAAACTTTGTGCAGGTCACACAAAGTAATTCAGGGCAATCAGTTCAAATTGCCGCCAATCAGGTTTTAGAAATACAACTACCCAGAAGACCGTCTACCGGTTATATCTGGACTGAAATTTCTGCTTCTGTTAATCAGGCACAGCGCTCCGTTTCAAAAATTGGAGAGGATGAGTGGATAGCTGATCCCGCGGCTCCTGTAATGAAAAATGGCAAGCACATGGTTGGACAATCCGGCACTCAAATTATCAGATATGCTGGCACTTCTCAGGGAACCACTACTCTTTCATTTGAATTAAAACGCCCATGGGAAAAAAATACTCCTATGGATTATTTTACCATCACGGTTGTGTCGGATGGAAAATATACAGGAAGTTATTCTCCTGCAAAAAAAAACACAAGTGATATAAGTAACCATAAAACATTTACACCGCTTGGAGTCCCAACTACAGTCGATTGGCGTTCACAATGCCCGCCCGTAGAAAACCAGGGAGGTTGCGGAGATTGCTGGGCGTATGCATCTGTTGGAGTTTTTGAATGTAACATGAAAATTATTGATAACGTTACAAAAGATCTTTCAGAAGAATTTGTGACCGATTGTTTCACTCAGTGTAATGGCTGCAATGGCGGATGGTCTGCATTAGAATGTTGGATGCCCAATTATACCGGAGCCAACCCTCAGGGAGGAGGGGCTGTTTATGAATCTGATGACAAAACTACCTGCAATCAAACCGGAAATACAGGAACGTGCGGTTCCTCCGGTTATCCCCATCATGAAACAATTACCAGCCATATTATGGTTCCGAATGAAAATGCGAATGGAATTCCTCCGGATGCCGATATGAAAACCGCTATCTATAATTATGGACCAATTTGGATAGCTTATGATGCTTCAACCAATAGTAATACACAAAATTATTCTGGCGGAGTAATAACAGGAAGCGGGACAAATGTAGACCATGCTGTTATTATTGTTGGATATAAAGACGACAACTCTGTTCCCGGTGGCGGATATTGGATAGTGCGAAATTCATGGGGGTCAGGTTTTGGATTGAATGGGTATTTTTATATGTCTTATGGCTCTTATTCTATTGGAACCGAGGCAGAATACATTAATTATAAAGGAGGCATATCTTATGCTGCATTAGATGCCGGAACTTCTGCTATTATTTCCCCCAATGGCACCATTTGCAATACAACATTCACACCTCAGGTAACAATCGAAAATTTTGGAACAAGCACTCTCACATCTTGCACCATTCTTTATCATGTGGACAATCAAGCCAATCTAAGTCATGCATGGACGGGTTCACTTGCTAAGGGACAAACTGTGAATGTTACTCTTCCTGCCATGACAGTTTCCGGTGGCTCGCATACATTCACAAGCAGCACCAGCAACCCCAACAGCAGCACCGATGGAAACACAAGCAACGACCAGATGCAAAGTTCATTCAATGTTTCAACTACTGCTGCATCGCTTCCCTTGCAGGAAAGTTTTGAAGCCAGCGCCAATGTTCCTACCGGATGGACAATTGATGACGAAAGCAGCGATGGTTTCAAATGGGTGGTGAGCACTTCGGTGAGCGGATGGGGAACGGGCACGCACTGCATGGCGTTTGACAACTGCAGCCCGTCAACCGATATTACCGGAACAAGAGACAGGTTCATTACCACCGCGTATAATTTTTCAAACGCCACTTCCGCGCAAATGACTTTTGATGTGGCTTCCACCTATCTTATATTAAACAGCAAAACGTATACGGATACGCTTGCGGTGTTTTATTCTACCAATTGCGGAAGCACATGGAACAAGATTTATTATAAAGGCGGAGCCAACCTGGCAACCGCTCCCAATCTGACTGCTGCAGCTCCCACATGCTTTATTCCCACTTCATCGCAATGGCGCACCGAAACAGTTAACCTGAATGCGCTGGCAGGGCAAGGCAGCGTGATGTTTTCTTTTGAAAACCGTTCGCAGTGGGCGGAATGGATGTATGTGGACAATATCAATATCACTTCGGTAACGGGTGTTGCCGATTTGAATTCACCCGGCAATTTTACTATCTATCCGAACCCTGCCACTTCCTCTATTACAATTGAAGGAAATGTTCAGTCGGAAAAAATCCGCTACAGCATCTGCAACCTGATTGGCGCGGAAATAAAAGCGGGAGAAATTTCTTCCAGCGGAAATTTGTTCAAAGGAAATATTCCGGTAAGTGAACTGGCTAACGGAATGTATTTCCTGAAAGTTACCGATGGAGATTCTGTTTGGACTAAAAAGTTAAATAAGCAATAA
- a CDS encoding T9SS type A sorting domain-containing protein, whose product MRKFYFTFLCVTAFLFNVQAQYIFNGCNNRPDYGDSLKGTTSQYDSTGIAPGSSGANITWNYTNLTLNNTKLISHLYKDPAKTKDTSASGSPLFPAANLADLTPNGFNSYYQYTPDSVTYLGNYKDVHTYELVFGSEKQNICPLSFGNSYYNSFSVHPIGVCTHNSYINRTTTYDAYGTLNISKSSYAVARIKIVEQEIDSSCTPNIPPEFKYDTTYVWFDINTGQPVFSWKYYCDTNLHYINKYVEGYSYSHLPATVVTSVQPVDEQKSQFIVYPNPASAYVAIEGTSKSDKVCYSICNMLGAEIKAGEISSSGNSFKGNIPVSELANGMYMLKVTDGTNAWTKKLNKQ is encoded by the coding sequence ATGAGAAAATTTTATTTTACTTTTCTGTGCGTAACTGCTTTTCTCTTTAATGTTCAGGCGCAATATATTTTTAATGGCTGCAACAATCGCCCGGATTATGGAGATAGTTTAAAAGGAACTACAAGCCAATATGATTCTACAGGCATTGCTCCGGGAAGCAGCGGAGCAAACATCACATGGAATTATACGAATCTGACATTGAATAACACGAAACTGATTTCTCATTTATATAAAGACCCGGCAAAAACCAAAGATACTTCCGCTTCAGGTTCACCTTTATTTCCCGCTGCTAATCTTGCCGACTTAACTCCTAATGGATTTAATTCTTATTACCAATATACTCCTGACAGCGTAACGTATCTGGGTAATTATAAGGATGTGCATACGTATGAACTTGTATTTGGTTCGGAAAAACAAAATATCTGTCCTCTCAGTTTTGGAAATAGTTATTACAATTCTTTCTCCGTTCATCCCATTGGAGTATGTACACATAATTCATACATAAACAGAACAACTACGTATGACGCTTATGGAACGCTTAACATATCCAAGTCAAGTTACGCTGTTGCGCGGATAAAAATTGTAGAACAAGAGATAGATTCTTCCTGCACGCCCAACATACCTCCGGAATTTAAATACGATACTACTTATGTGTGGTTTGATATTAATACCGGTCAGCCGGTTTTTTCATGGAAATATTATTGTGATACCAACCTTCATTACATAAATAAATATGTGGAAGGATATTCTTATTCTCATTTGCCGGCTACCGTAGTTACAAGTGTTCAGCCGGTTGATGAACAGAAATCTCAGTTTATAGTTTATCCAAACCCTGCAAGCGCTTACGTTGCAATTGAAGGAACAAGCAAATCAGATAAAGTTTGCTACAGCATCTGCAACATGCTGGGCGCGGAAATAAAAGCGGGAGAAATTTCTTCCAGCGGAAATTCGTTCAAAGGAAATATTCCGGTGAGCGAACTCGCAAACGGAATGTATATGCTGAAAGTTACCGATGGAACAAACGCATGGACGAAAAAACTCAACAAGCAGTAA
- a CDS encoding amidohydrolase family protein, translating into MKRLFLLLTLFIIHYPLSILFSQETFPTNGAPDKRHTYYAFTNAKIIIDYQTTIEKGTLLIKDGIIVDAGTTVAIPKGAVAYDLKGKNIYPSLIDIYTTYGMPLPEMKKPGDRMFYRGPQMESNIKGAYGWNQAIHPETEADKIFTKDSKSAEEWRKLGFGAVMSFKKDGIARGSAVFVSLADEKENQIILKEKAAAMYSFDKGTSTQDYPSSQMGSIALLRQTYYDAQWYKSQITNPKSQIEYNISLEAWSKLQTLPQIFEVNDKLSALRADKVCDEFKIQYIIKGAGDEYQRMDEIKNTNAKFILPLKFPMPYDVEDAYDASLISYSDLKHWEMASMNPSAFEKKNIPFALTTDGLKEKNMFWKNLRKAIEYGLSEKEALKALTLSPAEMLGMQNQIGSLKKGMVANFIITSGNLFDEKTSIYENWVQGKQYVIKEKDMPDLRGNYKLEAENKIYNLKISGDAEKPKADISIPVPNSKKDSAKVSAEFSVAGKLVSMNFIFKGDSGTTRFSGNVENENPATIKGKGQLSNGHWVNWTATYLSELPKDTAKKDSTKKEIVKHYPTLDDVIYPFNAYGQKKMAEQLPKAILIKNTTVWTNEPEGILKNQDVILFNGKIINMSGGATIDSATTAKYLVIDGTGKHLTPGIIDEHSHIAISNGVNESAQASSAEVRIGDVIDCDDINIYRNLSGGVVASQLLHGSANPIGGQSGIIKLRWGKSPEEMKIKGADGFIKFALGENVKQSNWGDFNTVRFPQTRMGVEQVYFDYFTRAKEYSSKWKAFGDGMKGNKTTAGIPEIDFLESLIYGSAPQNISSTVAMPRRDLELDAISEILNKKIFITCHSYVQSEINMLMHVGDSMGFRVNTFTHILEGYKVADKMKARGIGASTFSDWWAYKMEVKEAIPYNAALMEKMGIVTAINSDDAEMSRRLNQEAAKSVKYGNLSEEEALKLCTINPAKLLHLDSHMGSIKVGKDADVVLWTDNPLSVYAKVDKTIIDGQIYFDADTDKKLRDDIRTDRARIINLMIQAKKGGEPTQKPEKKEKKEYNCREELENSEY; encoded by the coding sequence ATGAAACGACTTTTTCTTCTCCTCACATTATTCATTATCCATTATCCATTATCCATTTTATTTTCCCAGGAAACTTTTCCCACCAATGGTGCTCCTGACAAACGCCATACTTATTATGCTTTCACCAATGCAAAAATTATTATTGATTATCAAACCACCATTGAAAAAGGAACACTACTTATTAAGGATGGAATTATTGTTGACGCTGGAACAACGGTTGCCATTCCGAAAGGCGCAGTGGCGTATGACTTAAAGGGAAAAAACATTTATCCCTCGCTCATTGATATTTACACAACGTACGGAATGCCCCTCCCCGAAATGAAAAAGCCGGGCGATAGAATGTTTTATCGCGGGCCGCAGATGGAAAGCAATATCAAAGGCGCGTATGGCTGGAACCAGGCGATTCATCCCGAAACAGAAGCCGATAAAATTTTTACCAAAGATTCAAAGAGCGCGGAAGAGTGGCGCAAACTTGGTTTCGGTGCGGTGATGAGTTTCAAGAAAGATGGAATCGCGCGCGGCTCTGCCGTTTTTGTCTCGCTGGCGGACGAAAAAGAAAATCAAATCATCCTGAAAGAAAAAGCCGCTGCCATGTATTCGTTCGACAAAGGAACCAGCACGCAGGATTATCCGAGTTCACAAATGGGAAGCATCGCCTTGCTGCGCCAAACATATTATGACGCGCAGTGGTATAAATCCCAAATTACAAATCCCAAATCCCAAATAGAATACAATATTTCTCTCGAGGCATGGAGTAAATTGCAAACTCTTCCGCAGATTTTTGAAGTGAATGATAAACTTTCTGCATTGCGCGCAGATAAAGTTTGTGACGAGTTCAAAATTCAATACATCATCAAAGGTGCGGGCGATGAATACCAGCGCATGGATGAAATAAAAAACACCAACGCAAAATTTATTCTTCCGCTGAAATTTCCGATGCCCTACGATGTGGAAGACGCGTACGATGCTTCGCTCATTTCCTATTCCGATTTGAAACACTGGGAAATGGCGTCCATGAATCCATCGGCATTCGAGAAAAAAAATATTCCGTTCGCGCTCACAACAGATGGGCTGAAAGAAAAAAATATGTTCTGGAAAAATCTCCGCAAGGCGATTGAATACGGGCTTTCAGAAAAAGAAGCGCTCAAAGCATTAACACTTTCTCCTGCTGAAATGCTCGGCATGCAAAATCAAATCGGCTCGTTGAAAAAAGGAATGGTGGCAAACTTTATCATCACTTCCGGAAATTTGTTTGACGAGAAAACTTCCATCTATGAAAACTGGGTGCAGGGAAAGCAATACGTGATTAAGGAGAAAGATATGCCCGACCTTCGCGGGAATTATAAATTGGAAGCGGAAAATAAAATTTACAATCTGAAAATTTCCGGTGATGCGGAAAAGCCAAAAGCCGATATCAGCATTCCGGTTCCGAATTCAAAAAAAGATTCAGCGAAAGTTTCTGCGGAGTTTTCTGTGGCGGGGAAATTAGTTTCCATGAATTTTATTTTCAAAGGCGACAGCGGCACAACGCGCTTCAGCGGAAATGTTGAGAATGAAAATCCTGCCACAATAAAAGGGAAAGGTCAATTGTCGAATGGGCATTGGGTAAACTGGACTGCAACATATTTATCCGAACTTCCGAAAGACACAGCAAAAAAAGATTCCACGAAAAAGGAAATCGTGAAACATTATCCAACCCTGGATGATGTGATTTATCCTTTCAATGCATACGGACAAAAGAAAATGGCTGAGCAACTTCCCAAAGCAATTCTTATAAAGAATACTACTGTCTGGACAAATGAGCCGGAAGGCATTTTGAAAAATCAGGATGTGATTCTTTTCAATGGAAAGATTATTAATATGTCTGGCGGTGCAACGATTGATTCAGCAACTACTGCAAAATATTTAGTCATAGATGGAACAGGGAAGCATCTCACTCCCGGAATCATTGACGAACATTCTCACATCGCCATTTCAAACGGAGTGAACGAAAGCGCGCAGGCATCGAGCGCGGAAGTTCGGATTGGAGATGTGATTGACTGCGATGATATAAATATTTATAGAAATCTTTCGGGCGGAGTGGTGGCTTCGCAGTTGCTTCACGGCAGTGCAAATCCCATTGGAGGGCAATCGGGAATTATAAAACTCCGCTGGGGAAAATCTCCCGAGGAAATGAAAATAAAAGGCGCGGACGGCTTCATCAAATTCGCGCTCGGAGAAAATGTGAAGCAAAGCAACTGGGGCGACTTCAACACCGTTCGCTTTCCGCAAACGAGAATGGGTGTTGAGCAGGTTTACTTTGATTATTTCACCCGCGCGAAAGAATATTCTTCAAAGTGGAAAGCATTTGGCGATGGAATGAAAGGAAATAAAACTACTGCCGGAATTCCAGAAATAGATTTTCTCGAATCATTAATTTATGGTTCTGCTCCACAAAATATTTCTTCCACTGTTGCAATGCCGAGAAGAGATTTGGAACTCGATGCCATTTCAGAAATCCTGAACAAGAAAATATTTATCACCTGCCATTCGTATGTGCAGAGCGAAATCAACATGCTCATGCACGTGGGCGATTCAATGGGCTTCCGCGTAAATACATTCACGCATATTCTCGAAGGATATAAAGTGGCGGACAAAATGAAAGCGCGCGGCATTGGCGCTTCTACTTTTTCAGATTGGTGGGCGTATAAGATGGAAGTGAAGGAAGCGATTCCCTACAACGCTGCTCTCATGGAAAAAATGGGAATTGTTACCGCGATTAATTCCGATGACGCGGAGATGTCACGCAGGTTAAATCAGGAAGCAGCAAAGTCAGTGAAGTATGGAAATCTTTCCGAAGAAGAAGCGCTGAAACTTTGCACGATTAATCCCGCGAAACTTTTGCATTTAGATTCTCACATGGGAAGCATCAAGGTTGGAAAAGATGCCGATGTTGTTTTGTGGACGGATAATCCTCTTTCCGTTTACGCGAAAGTTGACAAAACAATTATTGACGGACAAATTTATTTTGATGCCGACACCGATAAAAAACTCCGCGATGACATACGCACCGACCGCGCGCGCATTATTAATTTAATGATTCAGGCGAAGAAAGGCGGTGAGCCAACGCAAAAACCCGAGAAGAAAGAAAAGAAGGAATATAACTGCCGTGAGGAATTGGAAAATTCGGAATATTAA